The Camelina sativa cultivar DH55 unplaced genomic scaffold, Cs unpScaffold06771, whole genome shotgun sequence genome includes the window GTTGGATGGACTCTCACGATCGAATGATCTGTTACTTTGAGTTCCAGACCCTTGGTAAAAGGTTTGTGATGCACTGTTTGATCCACCAAGCTGCCTACTAGAAGTGAATGCATCATATTTTGACATCTCATTTTCAACTAGACTTGCTTTGCCCTCATTGCTAACTCCAACCACTTGGGAAGACCCTGTACTCACACATTGATGCAAGACGTTTAGCTcacaataaaaagaagaataccAATTTCCCCACATGATAAACAAAACTCCTAGCTCATGGAGGGGTATCTGGTTAGCACACTCTCAGCtgaaacaaaggagagaaaggaTATACCAGCCAAATGAGCAGA containing:
- the LOC109131865 gene encoding chromatin structure-remodeling complex protein SYD-like; this encodes MDTVVNQHGLDIEALKSSCLPHAGGTQTEDSGSAHLAGSSQVVGVSNEGKASLVENEMSKYDAFTSSRQLGGSNSASQTFYQGSGTQSNRSFDRESP